From one Ignavibacteria bacterium genomic stretch:
- a CDS encoding class I fructose-bisphosphate aldolase yields the protein MFETIVKQLGTQADYLLNHICTTIDKGLLHLPSANSVDATFGQSNRSSAVLHNLHWIHQTGRLANTGYVSILPVDQGVEHSAGASFAKNPLYFDPENIIRLAIEGGCNAVASTFGVLAATSRKYAHKFPYVVKINHNQLLTYPNSYDQILFGTVKQAADMGAAAIGATIYFGSEESSRQIVEIAEAFALAHELGMATILWCYLRNSHFKADKDYHVSADLTGQANHLGVTIQADIIKQKLPENNGGFKAMNMGGSSYGKLDERMYTELATDHPIDLTRYQVANCYMGKIGLINSGGASGSNDLSEAVTTAVVNKRAGGMGLISGRKAFQKPMHDGIALLHAIQNVYLCNQITIA from the coding sequence ATGTTTGAAACCATCGTAAAGCAGCTCGGGACGCAGGCCGACTACCTGTTAAACCACATTTGTACAACAATTGACAAAGGGTTACTGCACCTTCCGTCTGCCAACAGTGTTGACGCCACATTCGGTCAGAGCAATCGCTCCTCGGCCGTACTCCATAATCTTCACTGGATACATCAAACAGGCCGGCTGGCAAACACCGGATACGTAAGCATACTCCCTGTTGATCAGGGAGTTGAACACAGTGCAGGTGCCTCGTTTGCGAAAAACCCGCTGTACTTCGACCCCGAGAATATCATTCGGCTGGCAATTGAAGGCGGATGCAATGCCGTTGCATCTACGTTTGGCGTACTGGCTGCTACCAGTCGCAAATACGCTCATAAATTTCCTTATGTTGTTAAGATCAACCACAACCAGCTCCTAACGTATCCCAATTCTTACGATCAGATTTTGTTCGGAACTGTTAAACAAGCCGCCGACATGGGTGCTGCAGCTATTGGAGCCACAATCTATTTTGGATCTGAAGAAAGCTCCCGTCAGATTGTTGAGATTGCCGAAGCCTTTGCGCTTGCACATGAGCTGGGAATGGCCACCATTTTGTGGTGTTACTTACGAAACAGTCACTTTAAAGCCGACAAAGACTACCATGTTTCGGCAGATCTTACCGGACAGGCAAATCATTTAGGGGTAACAATTCAGGCAGACATTATTAAACAAAAACTTCCTGAAAATAACGGTGGGTTTAAAGCAATGAATATGGGTGGAAGCTCGTACGGGAAATTGGACGAGCGTATGTACACAGAACTTGCCACTGACCACCCCATCGACCTTACACGATACCAGGTTGCCAACTGCTATATGGGGAAAATCGGCCTAATTAACAGTGGCGGTGCAAGTGGTAGTAACGATCTTTCGGAAGCAGTAACAACGGCTGTTGTCAATAAAAGAGCAGGCGGTATGGGGCTGATCTCGGGTCGGAAGGCATTCCAAAAGCCAATGCACGACGGAATTGCACTGCTCCATGCAATACAGAACGTGTACCTCTGCAATCAAATAACCATAGCCTGA
- a CDS encoding choice-of-anchor D domain-containing protein has protein sequence MKRQAATPLIIKFIVGALLTMAHVTGVDAQSLTVFNVNADKFPVITADYIAYDASGNILTGLRADQFQIIESTQSGTTANLSATISNDCSTTKTQTEVSIMIILDRSQSMRDDVNGTIRFKYAQQALAAFVNKIRFTGETRVMLTTFSGDFEVSTPWTNNPRVILDTLNKMEPQSSTDYRKPFEDPGNNIYELFKQRPPSLPRYVFFLTDGHPNPVIEDENKFITQNIPILRSSGIRFYSVTLMERNTHATIAAFASATGGKSIVAKETELIDLFSYLALETQSTETCTLSWVSPVVCKAEDRNRTATITLKTYGSPTAEATYTTPPESVGGTLINFPVLFCGNPDTGRTSQADVVVQATGVPLTVTGYTIDPDTYFSVADWGRGTGSIFTPFTLKPGEKTSIRVRFTQGSQQVFRQARLSLLGTPCPPNIELVGGQGFVMLNHPIGGEVFSACDTITISWSGVLPTTPVRLEYSSNSGNSWEMITNDATNLTYRWLPPQPGNTYRIRVSVAPLYEWAYQYGGTGSEVASSIAVSPDDNAVFVTGWFEGQAKFGTTTLNSTPNNIDGFLCRLDTLGVVQKLMHLMGISVSNDQITGCVTDADGNVYVTGFYTNPRAEFNRDPIFYSSEFKSNMFIYKLDRNLNIVWKRAGSGYNETLASPDTVNANTTGIGIRYNSGGKPEILVTGTFSRYLRVGTKDNGLPAASNPYYLEPNDIRNYYAIYDERGFATFNEGLPPDGFVMQAMEATDSKGNIYQAGTFYNTKRFSPPPKNLTASGKTDVFASKYASIHANSARSDSDFTIQMPELSFQTDTVIMDPTPHGASSAKSFSSILCNTGIYTVEIVTTQIRGTDSAQFVLQSRLENIRLQPGECVSVELVYTPGGIRHEEAFLEITGSCNTHATLFVSADGIAPCKWESVPTVLLGGIAAGISARTFSVANVLCNNGPVPLSGTVTASGSDNMSITKGGGPFVLKPSQCLSLEISVNPLTIGQQTLTVQYGLPPECETPVTTLSVDVVEPRLSITNVDFGRHRVGNVIYDSIFIRNLATQPALIMAITPESPASPNIAYIIDGVSLPIELQPGEQRSIAVRFSPQERGLHTTVLNVTVTGQTAPLTSNATGYGFLPAISATGYDFPAVTVGSTARPNGFVVISNTDTSSPLTLFAIHLEGLVPDFTAINWPTFPLTLPPGEKLHLEVSFTAQAPGGRRDTVIIEHDAKPGPEPITPYAQTAVAVTGVGFDKSSLAPIDFQSVFSCRDSSQSLTITNPHPTDTLYCLMPVLSGDVHAFSVTPGGPFWLAPGMSQTITVRFSPPDDGVYALSCRYNNNQNLDLVVNALGRGFSTSATVTPGNGSTIVVGTPFTVPVYSSMGSMHGVPVTAVDITVSYPAEFLGFRSVGETPNGWTFDVTNVIPGSVTLHGTPTSTTLENGLLLNIIFDPYITAQREHEIRVLADVTPNCVHTQGGVHRYRVDATCFPDGRIITVAGSRFSFSNPQPNPVHRGTILRYSTGITCSSRFVITDNIGNQVFEVQTPILPPGDHELTLDVSHLANGHYFLRMESGPYNAVRPLLIVR, from the coding sequence ATGAAACGCCAGGCCGCTACACCGCTGATCATAAAATTTATTGTTGGTGCTCTGCTGACAATGGCTCACGTCACGGGTGTAGACGCACAGTCCTTAACTGTTTTCAATGTGAATGCCGACAAGTTTCCCGTCATCACCGCAGATTACATCGCCTACGATGCCTCCGGCAATATTCTTACCGGGCTAAGGGCAGACCAGTTTCAGATTATCGAGTCAACACAGTCCGGAACCACAGCAAATCTGTCGGCTACAATTTCAAACGACTGCTCAACCACAAAAACTCAAACAGAAGTCAGTATCATGATCATCCTGGATCGTTCACAGTCAATGCGGGACGATGTAAATGGAACGATACGCTTTAAGTATGCACAACAGGCTCTTGCGGCCTTCGTAAACAAAATTCGTTTTACGGGTGAAACCCGCGTTATGCTGACAACGTTTTCGGGTGATTTTGAAGTGTCGACGCCCTGGACAAATAATCCTCGGGTTATCCTCGACACCCTGAATAAAATGGAACCTCAGTCATCCACCGACTACAGAAAACCATTCGAAGACCCTGGCAACAACATTTACGAACTCTTCAAGCAGCGCCCGCCGTCACTGCCACGCTACGTTTTCTTTTTAACTGACGGTCACCCGAATCCCGTCATCGAAGATGAAAATAAGTTTATCACCCAGAATATTCCTATACTACGTTCCAGCGGGATTCGCTTTTACAGCGTGACCCTAATGGAACGGAATACTCACGCTACCATTGCGGCTTTCGCAAGTGCAACCGGCGGAAAGTCCATTGTTGCCAAAGAAACTGAACTCATTGATTTATTCAGCTACCTCGCTCTGGAGACTCAGTCAACAGAAACGTGTACCTTGTCATGGGTAAGCCCGGTTGTGTGCAAAGCAGAAGACAGAAACAGAACCGCAACAATCACATTAAAAACGTACGGTTCCCCTACCGCTGAAGCAACCTATACAACGCCCCCAGAAAGCGTTGGCGGCACACTCATCAACTTCCCAGTGCTGTTCTGCGGAAATCCCGACACCGGTCGAACGTCACAGGCTGACGTTGTAGTCCAGGCTACCGGGGTGCCGCTAACCGTAACAGGTTATACTATCGATCCGGATACCTACTTTTCTGTTGCTGACTGGGGACGCGGCACGGGGAGCATTTTTACACCCTTTACCTTAAAACCCGGCGAGAAAACTTCAATACGGGTCAGATTTACACAAGGATCACAACAGGTATTCAGGCAAGCCCGGCTCTCATTGCTCGGAACCCCGTGCCCGCCAAATATCGAACTGGTAGGCGGACAAGGGTTTGTTATGCTTAACCACCCCATCGGCGGCGAAGTATTTTCGGCATGCGATACAATCACGATAAGCTGGAGCGGTGTACTCCCAACAACACCTGTTCGGTTAGAGTACAGCAGTAACAGCGGAAACAGCTGGGAGATGATTACCAATGATGCCACCAATCTAACATATCGTTGGCTGCCTCCTCAGCCTGGAAATACATACCGTATTCGGGTCTCTGTAGCTCCACTGTACGAATGGGCTTACCAGTATGGCGGAACAGGCTCGGAGGTTGCTTCTTCAATCGCTGTTTCACCCGATGACAATGCGGTTTTCGTTACCGGATGGTTCGAAGGTCAGGCTAAATTCGGTACTACCACGCTTAATTCTACACCCAATAACATCGATGGCTTCCTTTGTAGGCTCGATACCCTTGGCGTGGTACAAAAACTCATGCACCTTATGGGGATTAGTGTCAGTAACGATCAAATCACGGGATGCGTAACCGATGCTGATGGCAATGTGTACGTTACCGGATTCTATACCAATCCAAGAGCCGAATTCAACCGTGACCCGATATTCTATTCCTCCGAGTTTAAATCAAATATGTTTATTTATAAACTCGACAGGAACTTAAATATCGTCTGGAAACGTGCTGGCAGCGGGTATAACGAAACGCTTGCTTCACCCGACACCGTTAATGCTAATACCACTGGAATTGGTATCCGATACAATTCCGGTGGTAAACCCGAGATTCTCGTCACGGGTACATTCTCACGATACCTACGGGTGGGCACAAAGGACAACGGATTGCCCGCTGCCAGCAACCCATACTACCTTGAACCCAATGATATTCGGAATTACTATGCCATCTATGATGAAAGGGGCTTTGCCACCTTTAACGAAGGACTTCCGCCTGATGGTTTTGTAATGCAGGCTATGGAAGCAACGGATAGCAAGGGTAATATTTACCAGGCGGGAACATTCTACAACACAAAACGCTTTAGTCCACCACCCAAAAATCTTACTGCTTCAGGCAAAACTGATGTCTTTGCGTCGAAGTATGCCTCAATCCATGCAAATTCAGCACGCTCAGACAGCGATTTTACCATACAAATGCCCGAGCTTTCATTCCAGACAGATACGGTGATCATGGACCCAACACCACATGGTGCATCTTCTGCTAAATCGTTTAGTTCTATACTGTGCAATACCGGCATATATACCGTAGAGATCGTAACAACACAAATCCGCGGGACCGATTCTGCACAATTCGTACTCCAAAGCCGGCTCGAGAACATACGCCTGCAGCCAGGTGAATGCGTGTCGGTTGAACTGGTCTACACTCCCGGAGGAATACGGCATGAGGAAGCCTTCCTTGAAATCACGGGATCGTGTAACACGCATGCAACCCTATTCGTCAGCGCAGACGGAATTGCACCATGCAAGTGGGAATCAGTGCCTACGGTGTTGCTGGGAGGCATCGCTGCTGGTATCAGCGCACGTACATTTTCGGTTGCCAATGTTCTGTGCAACAACGGACCTGTTCCCCTTAGCGGAACTGTTACTGCATCCGGCTCCGATAACATGTCGATTACAAAGGGTGGTGGTCCCTTTGTGCTCAAACCCTCGCAATGTCTGAGTTTGGAGATTTCGGTAAACCCGCTAACGATTGGACAGCAGACGTTAACCGTACAGTACGGATTGCCCCCCGAATGCGAAACCCCGGTAACGACGCTGTCAGTCGATGTTGTGGAACCCAGGCTCTCAATTACGAATGTTGACTTCGGCAGACATCGTGTTGGTAATGTTATTTATGACAGCATTTTTATTCGTAACCTTGCAACACAGCCGGCATTGATAATGGCAATTACGCCGGAGTCTCCGGCAAGCCCCAACATTGCCTATATTATTGACGGCGTTTCGCTCCCTATTGAGTTGCAACCCGGTGAACAGCGCAGTATAGCAGTGCGGTTCTCACCGCAGGAACGTGGACTACATACTACAGTTCTTAATGTCACCGTAACCGGCCAAACAGCCCCGCTAACCTCGAATGCCACTGGCTATGGCTTTTTACCCGCAATCAGTGCAACTGGCTATGACTTCCCGGCAGTCACCGTGGGCAGCACAGCACGTCCAAATGGCTTCGTTGTCATCAGCAATACCGATACCTCAAGCCCCTTAACACTCTTTGCCATACACCTTGAAGGACTGGTACCGGACTTCACGGCAATTAACTGGCCTACGTTTCCGCTTACCCTGCCACCGGGTGAAAAACTCCATTTGGAAGTATCGTTTACGGCACAGGCACCCGGAGGACGTCGTGATACCGTAATCATCGAGCATGATGCCAAGCCGGGTCCCGAGCCAATAACGCCGTACGCTCAAACCGCTGTTGCTGTAACAGGTGTAGGATTTGATAAAAGCAGTCTGGCACCTATCGATTTCCAGTCTGTTTTCTCGTGTCGGGATTCATCGCAAAGTTTAACAATTACCAACCCACATCCAACCGATACGCTATATTGCTTGATGCCGGTTTTGTCCGGTGATGTTCATGCCTTTTCTGTTACTCCCGGCGGACCATTCTGGCTTGCACCCGGTATGTCGCAGACAATTACTGTCCGCTTTTCGCCTCCCGATGACGGAGTATATGCACTTTCGTGTCGCTACAACAACAATCAGAATCTGGACCTTGTTGTTAACGCCTTAGGCCGCGGCTTTAGCACATCAGCAACAGTAACCCCCGGCAATGGCAGCACCATTGTAGTCGGAACACCATTTACCGTTCCCGTTTACAGCAGCATGGGTTCAATGCACGGCGTTCCGGTTACTGCAGTAGATATCACAGTCTCCTATCCTGCGGAGTTTCTGGGCTTTCGCTCTGTTGGTGAAACTCCGAACGGGTGGACGTTTGATGTTACCAACGTAATACCCGGTTCGGTAACTCTTCACGGAACACCAACCAGTACAACCCTGGAGAACGGGCTTCTGTTGAATATCATTTTCGACCCGTACATCACAGCGCAGCGTGAACACGAAATTCGGGTTCTTGCCGACGTCACTCCGAACTGCGTTCACACCCAAGGCGGCGTCCACCGATACCGTGTTGATGCCACCTGCTTTCCCGACGGCCGGATTATCACAGTTGCCGGCAGCCGGTTCTCGTTTTCGAATCCACAGCCAAACCCCGTACACCGGGGTACCATACTTCGTTACAGCACCGGCATTACATGTTCATCCCGCTTTGTTATTACTGACAACATAGGGAACCAGGTGTTCGAAGTGCAAACTCCCATCCTGCCTCCGGGCGATCACGAACTGACCCTTGACGTTTCGCACCTTGCAAACGGACATTACTTTCTTCGAATGGAAAGTGGTCCGTACAATGCAGTCCGGCCACTACTGATTGTCAGGTAA
- a CDS encoding choice-of-anchor D domain-containing protein, which translates to MMKRLYSVAQRTGILGIWALICIIGVHAQTINVFNVNTDAYPKITADYIAFDNIGTAITGLTAADFQITETPLNGAPVDLTPTITHDCFTRTTEPEASILLVLDRSQSMRDLVNGKARFKYAQEALTAFVNKIKFNGETRVILTTFAGDFEVSTPWTNDPKVITDTLSKMQPTTVTNYVIPFENEGSTIYDLFAQRPPSIPRYVFFLTDGHPNPTIPNEIKFINENVPKLQQNGIRFFSVTLMEPFTHVTLESFAKATGGKAIVAKESELVDLFNYLALETQIREICQLSWISPYACREDARNRTAVVRLNKFNNPTATISYTTPAKSIGGTKIDFPVLFCGDPAPTKSSQASVTIEATGAPLNVTGFNIVPTGYFKVVDWGRGSGSTFTPFTLNPGQKVIVKVEFTQGTQQIFRQSQLQLLGTPCPPTIDLVGGQGFILLNSPTGGELFSTCDTVVIGWSGVLPTTPVRIEYSDDAGATWKIISNDATGLTYKWVAPGPGTKYRIRVSVAPTPQYQWVEQIGSTGVDSATSVAIAPNDLFVYTTGWFDGPGKFGTTTVNNQVGNIDGYLCVYDANGSLNRFMHLKGNDGTGDERVTGCITDKDGNIYVTGYYTSTSATFDGLPLNLAPGDVRNMFVYKFDKNLNLEWGRTGKGYGGNIANANSTGIGIRYDVNGYPLIAVRGKFARYVMVGYTSGGGRAESSRYTNNTLRDYYATYDASGNATFAEGIPPAAFTMQSMKVNDSKGYSYETGSFTGNKTFSPPATTLTSRGNSDAYLSKHGSTPASSAQSDKDFSVSSPELTFSAGSVTMEPTAQGQTSAKSFPAILCNTGNFVVEIVSATFTGANASDFGLQGNLQKVRIKPGECLSLEFVFTPSGINTRTAVLEVRGTCNTLARLTVEAVGLAPCLWEAQSVVDLGKIALGAAQKIYTIDSVICNKGPLPLSGILSSTGSPDIVITSGGGNFTLAPNACHSIQVTVAPNTAGSQNITLAYNLASECGVPNTSIRIEVVEPKVSITSVDFGRHRVGTVVNDSIFIENQSTQPVTITNFTPSDASNTNLAFQISGLPSSLVLNSGERKTIGVVFTPVSRGPHSTSLSATVAGQSAPLVSTATGIGFLPAINAAGHTFPAVTVGQTATPNGYVRIENTDSDSPLLIGDVQLSGLVPDFTAVNWPIFPVTIPVGGNLQLEVSFTAQAAGTRVDDVVISHDAKTGPDAIPPYATTTVQVIGIGIDQSSLPPVAFGNVLTCTTKSVTVTITNPNPSTPLICNSPVVTGDVVAFTASPSGSFTINPGESQTVTIDFAPPSAGVFSATFTYPNNQSLDLIVNAMGTGITTNAAFTLGPSQPINVGKPFAIPVMVTIGDMQGVRVTGVKITLDYPSEFLSFSSVSATQPGWSFVPSGQAPGTVVLEGVSDVGSTLVNGMIVTATMNPFLTADHSHQITVSATVTPTCVIASGDTHSYPVTQVCYSEGRLITIGRTAFSISTPRPNPAADVAVINYSTGVQCSTLFEVVDYLGNIVRSITTPVLEGGEYALDLDVSTIGSGLYTLRMISGPFVGSQILSVVR; encoded by the coding sequence ATGATGAAAAGGTTATACAGCGTTGCACAACGAACCGGGATATTGGGGATCTGGGCATTGATCTGTATTATCGGTGTACATGCTCAGACGATTAATGTTTTCAACGTCAATACCGATGCATATCCCAAAATCACTGCCGATTATATTGCATTTGATAATATTGGCACTGCCATTACCGGCTTAACAGCTGCTGATTTTCAGATAACCGAAACTCCATTGAACGGGGCCCCGGTAGATCTAACCCCAACAATTACTCATGATTGCTTTACGCGGACAACTGAGCCGGAAGCCAGCATCCTGCTTGTGCTTGACCGCTCTCAGTCAATGCGGGACCTTGTGAATGGGAAGGCACGGTTCAAATACGCTCAGGAAGCACTCACTGCATTTGTTAACAAAATCAAGTTTAACGGTGAAACCCGGGTAATACTCACAACGTTCGCCGGCGATTTCGAGGTTTCTACACCGTGGACAAACGACCCCAAGGTCATCACGGATACCTTATCCAAGATGCAACCCACCACGGTAACAAACTACGTTATACCGTTTGAAAATGAAGGCAGCACTATTTACGACTTATTTGCGCAGCGTCCGCCGTCAATTCCGCGGTATGTATTCTTTTTAACTGACGGGCATCCTAACCCTACCATTCCCAACGAGATTAAGTTCATCAACGAGAATGTCCCGAAACTTCAGCAAAATGGAATCCGCTTCTTTAGTGTTACCCTCATGGAGCCATTTACCCATGTAACCCTTGAGTCGTTTGCCAAGGCTACCGGAGGTAAGGCAATTGTAGCAAAGGAGTCTGAACTGGTTGACCTGTTCAATTACCTTGCCTTAGAAACACAGATCCGCGAGATCTGTCAGCTTTCGTGGATAAGCCCATACGCCTGCCGTGAAGACGCAAGGAACAGAACGGCGGTTGTCCGACTAAACAAGTTTAATAACCCAACGGCAACAATTAGCTATACAACACCTGCCAAGAGTATCGGTGGGACAAAAATCGACTTCCCTGTGCTTTTCTGCGGCGACCCGGCACCGACGAAGTCATCACAGGCAAGCGTGACCATCGAGGCAACGGGGGCACCACTGAATGTAACCGGGTTTAATATCGTTCCTACGGGTTATTTTAAAGTTGTTGACTGGGGCCGGGGTAGCGGATCAACGTTTACTCCGTTCACATTGAATCCGGGACAAAAAGTTATTGTCAAGGTTGAGTTTACTCAAGGAACACAACAAATCTTCCGTCAATCGCAATTGCAATTGCTGGGCACGCCGTGTCCGCCAACGATTGATCTTGTTGGCGGCCAGGGATTCATCCTGTTGAACTCACCCACCGGCGGAGAACTGTTTTCAACCTGCGATACCGTCGTCATCGGCTGGTCAGGCGTCCTTCCTACTACTCCTGTTCGGATCGAGTACAGCGATGATGCAGGTGCAACCTGGAAGATTATTTCGAATGATGCTACGGGGCTGACGTATAAGTGGGTTGCCCCGGGTCCGGGGACCAAGTACCGTATTCGGGTGTCTGTGGCCCCTACCCCGCAATATCAGTGGGTAGAGCAGATTGGAAGTACCGGCGTGGATTCTGCAACCTCGGTTGCAATTGCACCCAATGACTTGTTTGTTTACACAACCGGTTGGTTCGATGGTCCGGGTAAGTTTGGGACCACTACAGTAAACAATCAGGTTGGCAATATCGATGGTTACCTATGTGTGTATGATGCCAATGGTTCACTGAACAGGTTTATGCATCTTAAAGGAAATGACGGTACAGGCGACGAAAGGGTAACGGGATGCATAACGGATAAAGACGGTAACATCTATGTAACCGGATACTACACCTCCACCAGTGCCACGTTTGACGGACTGCCTCTGAATCTTGCACCTGGCGACGTGCGCAACATGTTCGTTTATAAATTCGACAAGAACCTCAATCTTGAGTGGGGGCGCACCGGTAAAGGATACGGCGGCAATATTGCAAATGCCAACAGTACAGGTATTGGTATCCGGTACGATGTAAATGGATACCCGCTTATTGCAGTTCGTGGCAAGTTTGCCCGCTATGTTATGGTTGGCTATACCAGCGGAGGCGGCAGGGCAGAAAGTAGCCGGTACACAAACAATACGCTTCGTGACTACTACGCAACCTATGATGCCAGCGGGAACGCTACCTTTGCTGAAGGTATTCCTCCTGCCGCATTCACCATGCAGTCCATGAAGGTTAATGATTCAAAAGGATACAGCTACGAGACCGGATCATTTACCGGTAACAAGACCTTCTCCCCACCCGCAACAACGCTGACAAGCCGTGGAAACAGCGATGCCTACCTCTCGAAGCATGGGTCCACCCCTGCCAGCAGCGCACAGTCTGATAAAGACTTCTCAGTTTCGTCACCGGAATTAACATTTTCTGCCGGCAGCGTAACCATGGAGCCCACAGCGCAAGGGCAAACGTCAGCAAAATCCTTCCCGGCGATCCTGTGCAACACCGGCAATTTTGTTGTTGAGATTGTCTCGGCCACGTTCACCGGAGCTAATGCATCTGACTTTGGATTACAGGGGAATCTTCAGAAGGTACGTATTAAACCCGGTGAGTGTTTGTCTCTGGAATTTGTATTTACACCAAGTGGTATCAACACACGCACTGCTGTCCTTGAAGTGCGTGGCACATGTAATACGCTGGCACGCCTTACGGTTGAGGCCGTTGGTCTTGCTCCATGTTTGTGGGAAGCTCAGTCGGTTGTTGACCTTGGAAAGATTGCCCTAGGTGCTGCCCAAAAGATTTATACGATTGATAGTGTTATTTGCAACAAGGGTCCGCTCCCGCTTTCAGGTATTCTTTCAAGTACCGGATCGCCCGACATTGTTATTACATCCGGAGGCGGCAACTTTACCCTTGCACCCAATGCATGCCATTCAATCCAGGTAACCGTTGCTCCCAACACGGCGGGCAGTCAAAATATTACGCTTGCTTATAACCTGGCTTCGGAGTGCGGTGTTCCGAATACTTCAATCCGAATTGAAGTGGTTGAACCGAAGGTAAGCATTACGAGTGTAGATTTTGGACGGCACCGGGTTGGCACGGTGGTGAATGACAGTATTTTTATTGAGAATCAGTCAACCCAACCAGTTACGATTACGAATTTCACGCCGTCCGATGCATCGAATACTAACCTTGCATTCCAGATATCAGGACTTCCCTCGTCGCTGGTTCTTAACTCCGGTGAACGGAAAACTATCGGCGTCGTCTTTACACCTGTATCTCGCGGACCACATTCAACCAGCTTGTCTGCAACAGTTGCCGGGCAAAGCGCACCACTTGTTTCAACAGCTACTGGGATTGGGTTCCTGCCTGCAATCAATGCTGCAGGACATACATTCCCGGCAGTTACCGTTGGGCAAACGGCAACGCCCAACGGCTACGTCCGCATCGAGAACACCGATTCGGACAGCCCTCTGCTTATTGGCGATGTGCAGCTATCAGGACTGGTTCCTGATTTCACTGCTGTGAACTGGCCGATTTTTCCGGTTACTATTCCCGTGGGAGGTAATCTCCAGCTTGAAGTATCGTTTACAGCTCAGGCCGCCGGAACAAGAGTGGACGACGTTGTAATCTCGCACGATGCCAAAACGGGGCCCGATGCTATTCCTCCATACGCCACAACAACAGTTCAGGTAATTGGGATCGGCATCGATCAAAGTTCTCTTCCGCCTGTTGCTTTTGGTAATGTGCTAACGTGTACAACAAAATCGGTTACGGTTACAATCACAAACCCAAACCCGTCAACACCGCTTATCTGTAACTCCCCCGTTGTCACGGGTGATGTGGTTGCCTTTACAGCCTCACCATCAGGTTCATTTACAATTAACCCGGGCGAATCCCAAACTGTCACGATTGATTTTGCTCCTCCATCTGCCGGCGTGTTCAGTGCTACCTTTACCTATCCCAACAACCAATCACTCGACTTGATTGTTAACGCCATGGGTACAGGGATTACCACCAATGCAGCATTTACGCTGGGACCGTCACAGCCGATTAATGTAGGTAAACCATTTGCTATCCCGGTGATGGTAACTATTGGCGACATGCAGGGTGTCCGGGTAACAGGTGTTAAGATTACCCTTGACTATCCATCTGAATTTTTATCTTTTAGCTCGGTAAGCGCAACCCAGCCTGGATGGTCCTTTGTACCGTCTGGTCAGGCTCCCGGAACGGTCGTTCTTGAAGGTGTTTCTGATGTTGGCTCAACTCTCGTGAATGGGATGATCGTTACTGCAACCATGAACCCATTCCTGACGGCAGATCATAGCCATCAGATCACCGTGTCAGCAACGGTTACTCCAACCTGCGTGATCGCCTCAGGTGATACACACTCGTACCCGGTAACCCAGGTCTGCTATTCCGAAGGACGGCTGATCACCATTGGCAGAACTGCATTCTCGATTTCAACGCCGAGACCCAATCCGGCCGCAGATGTTGCTGTCATTAACTATTCAACCGGAGTACAATGCTCCACTCTGTTTGAAGTTGTGGATTATCTTGGGAATATCGTTCGGAGCATAACAACGCCTGTACTGGAAGGGGGCGAATATGCTCTCGATCTGGATGTGTCAACGATTGGCAGCGGACTTTACACGCTGCGCATGATCAGTGGTCCGTTTGTCGGTTCACAAATTCTTTCCGTTGTTCGCTAA